The nucleotide sequence AGGCGGCGAAGTCCTTGCCGGCGGTGGCCACGATGGTCGGGTCTTCACCCAAAAGGCGCAGGCAATAGGCGATGTTGCCGGCCGTGCCGCCGAATTTTTCCTCCAGGCCTTCGACCAGGAAGCAGACGTTTAGGATATGGATCTTGTCGGGCAGGATGTGGTCGGCGAAGCTGCCCGGAAAGCTCATGATGCGGTCATAGGCCAGGGAGCCCGAGACGAGGATGCGCATGGGGCGTGTCTCCTTCATGCGGGGTTGTCGGTTTGGGGCGTGGTTTCGTCTTCGATCCAGCGCAGGAAATCGGGCAGCCCGTCGGTGATGGGCAGGGTGACCACGCAGGGCACCTCGTAGGGATGCAGTTCCTTGACCCGGGCGATGAGCGCCGGGGCCAGGGACTGCCGGGTCTTGGCCACGAGCACGGCCTCGTCGGCTTTTTCGATGGCCCCTTTCCAGCGGTAGACGGAACGCATCGCCGGGAAAATATTGGCGCAGGCGGCCAGGCGTTCCTCGACCAGGGCGGCCCCGATGCGGTCGGCTTCCTCGACGCTCGGGGCGGTGACGTAGGCGAAGACGGCGGTCATGGCGGCTCCTGTGGCGTGATCGCGGCGGGGTGGCCGACAAGGGGCGCGACCCTTGTTCGCGTCAACGAAAAGCGCAGAGGACGTTTCGTAAATAACAGCCTAAAACCATTTGTTATTCTTGAAAAACACCTTCGTGTTTTTTAAGGGGCGCGACGCTAAGTCCGGGTCGGAATGCCGTGGATGCGCAGGTAGCGGTACAGGCTCTGCTTGCCAAGCTCGGACAGTTCGCAGGCCCGGTGGATGTCGCCGCCGGCGGTCTGCATGAGGAGCTTGAAATAACGGTGCTCCACATCCTTTTTGTATTCGTCGAAGGGGGTGAGCACCAGTTCCTGGGCGGCTCCGCCGGCTTCGGCAACGGGAAGCATCTCGACGTCCTGGACCGTGGCCGGGGTGTCCTTGACCCGCCCGCTCATGATGCGGATGCGGATTTCCGGCGGCAGATGCTTGGGATACAGTGTGGGCTCGTACTGGGCGCGCACGATGATGTTTTCCATGAGGTTGACCAGCTCGCGCACGTTGCCCGGCCAGTCGTATTCTTCGAGGCTGTCCAGGAATTCCGGGGAAAAACCCTTGAGCGGCACTTTGTACTTCGTGCAAAAGGCGTTCATGTAATGGATGGCCAGGCCCCGGATGTCCTCGCCGCGAAGCCGCAGGGCCGGAATGTTGATGTGCATGGTGCGCAGGCGAAAGAGCAGATCGTTGCGGAATTCGCCGGCCGCGACCAGGGCTTCGAGGTCCTTGTTGGTGGCGGCGACCAGGCGGAAATCGCTGGTTTCCTCTTCCTTGGCCCCCACCGGCCGGAAGCGGTGCTCCTGGAGCACGCGCAAAAAGGCCTTTTGCTGGGAAAAGGGCAGCTCACCCACTTCATCAAGGAAAAGCGTCCCTTTGTCGGCCTGCTTGATGAGGCCTTCCTGTTTTTTTTCCGCTCCGGTAAAGGCCCCCTTGGCATGGCCAAAGAGCACCGATTCAATGAGCGTTTCGGTGAGGCTGGAGCAATCGACCACCACGAAGGGCCCGTCGGCCCGTTCGCTGTTGTCGTGGATGGCCCGGGCAAACAGTTCCTTGCCGGTGCCGGTCTCGCCGGTAATGAGCGTGTTGGCGTCGGAGTTGGCGGCCTGGGCCACCAGATCGAGGCAACTGGCCACGCGCGGGCTGCCGCCGATGATGCCCTCGCGCTTGAGGGCCACGGTGGGCGGGCGATGGGCGAATTTTTCCTTGCGGTACTGCAGGGCGCGAATGAGCGGCAGGGTCATGGACTCGGCCGTGGCCGGCTTTTCGATGTAGTCCCAAGCCCCGTTTTTGATGGCCAGTTCCGCGCCGTTGGGGTAGCTCGCGCCGGTGAAAATGATGACTTCCGGGGCGCGTTCGCGCTCGGTGATCTTGGGGATGGCGATAAGCCCGTTGCCGTCGGGCAGATCGACGTCGAGATAGAGGACGTCGTAAAATTCGCGGTCCAGGGCGTCGAGGCCCTTGGCCAGGTTGGGCATGGCGGTCACCTCATGGCCCATGCCTTCGATGACCAGCTTGCAGACTTCGCGAATGTGCGTGTCGTCGTCGATGACGAGAATCTTGGCCATGCCTCCTCCCTGTGTCGGCAAACGATAAAGCTGTAAAGCCAAGCGGCGGTTTTGTCGAGACGGGCGCGCGTCCGGGAGGATTTGACGGCTGGTTAAGAGGTTGCGTACATTGCCGCCAAGCAAGGAGGCGGACATGGCCGAGACGGAAAACACGGTCGAGGAGACGATGCCGGGGCGCAAGCGTCCGGTGCTCGTCTGGATCATCTTTCTCTTTTATCTCATCAGCAGCGTCCAGGTCATCGTGGCCATGTTTTTCGTGGCCGCCGGCGGCGTGGACATGGCCCCGGAGCAGCAGGCCTATCTGGCCAAGTTCTCGGTCCTGGACCGGGTCATCGGCTACGTCAACGCCGGGTTGACGCTGGTTGGCGTGTCCATGCTCTTGTCGCTCAAAAAGCAGGCCGTCAACGTGCTGGCCCTGGCTTTTGCCCTCAATCTCTTTTCCACGGCCGTGGTCTGGATACGCACCGATCCGGCGGCGGTGACGAGCGTGAAAGGGCTTCTCGCCCAGGGGTTGGGCATCGGCATGTTCGGGCTGGTGGTGCTGTATGCCTGGCGGTTATTGAAGCGGGGGACGCTGGCGTAATAAGTTGAGGTGCAATAGGAGTATTGTTCTTGTCTTAATTAGTGTTTATTCCGTTTGTCTTTTTTGGAGAGCTGGGGTTGCAAGTTTTTTTTGTAAATTAATTTCAATAAAATAGCAGCGTACTGAATTATAGTCGCTATTCAGTGCGCTGCTAAGCTGATACTTGTTGTTTTAGTTTGTTAGTAGGGGATATTTTTCTTTAAAGAGCAATAAGAAGCCGATCCATATTTCGTTGAATCGCTCTGTGTATATTTTTATGGTTTTTGAGAAGTCGTTTTTTCTAGCGTAATAAGCGTTTATAGTTGGTTCATATATTCCGATTTGGGATGTTGATTCGGGGGTTAATAGGCAATGTTTGTAGCTATTGTGTAGGTCGTTTATTGTCTTGAGGAGATTTCTTTCGTTCTCAGTGAGCTTGAGAGTGTCGTTTGCAAAAGGGTGTTCCTCGTCATGTATAAAATCTCCGAGTTCACTAACGTCTAGTTGTAGTGTTTGGCTGAATTTTTGAAAATTATTCTTGATATAAAGTAATTGAATCAGTGCATTCATGAGCTGCTTCATGAGGAAAATTGTTATTTCTATGGTTATTATATGTTTTGTGACAAGGTCTTTGTAGGCAATTGGATTAGTTGGTGTGTTCAGCATTTGTTGCATTTCAGAAAAAGTGCGTTGTACCTCATCTGCCTGATGGTTTAACTCCTTGGCAATAGATGCAATTCTGGGCTGAATTAAAAGTGGATTAAAGAAGCCATCAATAGCAGGAATAGCAGGTATAAACTGAGTATGAAATAAGTCAGGGAGTCTTTCTTCGACTGAAATGCGCTCAGGAGCTTTGTAAGGCGGGATTTCTTTGGTCTTTAGATTCATAATTTCCCCTTTTTTCCAAGAATATACATAACTATATACGTGCTGTCAATTTTCCCATGTGTAAATTTATTCTCATAATATCGGATAAATTCTCGATACTTCCCGGGGCTGCCCACGCGTTTTGACGGCGTGTGGGTGACCCCGGCCCCTTGCAGGCTCCGTAGCATCTCCCGGACATCGGCGTGGACCACGGTGTGGCGCGCCGTTGTCATCTCCCAGACGATCCCCGGCATGGCGGCCAGCGTCTCGCGCCACCAGTGCTCCGGCCGCATGGGGTAGACCGAGCCGAAGCCCGTGGCCCGGGAGGCCTCGTCCAGCTCCGACAGCGTCCCCTCCAGGTAAAAGGCCAGGGCGAAGCGGCCGCCCGGCCGCAGCAGCCGCAGATTGGCGGCCAGCGACCGGGCCGGATCGGCGTACCAGTGCATGGCCGAGGCCGAGGCCAGGAAATCGAAGCTGCCGGGCCTAAGCGGAGCCGCTTCGCCATTGGCCGCCAGCCGGACCACCCCGGGCGGCATGGTGGCATGGGCCAGCATCCCGGGCGAGAGGTCCAGGGCCACATAGAGGCTGTCCGACTGGCCGGCGGCCAAAAGGCGCGGGGCGAGCCGGCGGGTAAGCAGGCCGCTGCCGGCCCCGATCTCCAGCACCCGGCCGGTGAGATGCTCGGGGCAGCGGCCGGCCAGTTCCTCGGCCACCCGGGCCTGGACCACGGCCACGCTCTCGTAGCCGGCCCCGGCCCGGTCGAAACGGCGGCGGATGTCGCGGCTGCTCATGACCACAGAAGCCCTTGCAAGAGTTCCGGGCGCGGCCAGTGGCCGCCGGGGTGGACGCTGTGGGCCGCTCCGGGCAGGGCGGCCAGGACTTTCTCCACGGCCGAGGCCCGCACGATGCGGTCGGCCGCGCCGGAAACGACCGTCACATGGCCGGCGGCGACGTCGGGCGCGGCCGCTTCGGAGGCCAGCAGATAGTCCAGGCCTGCCGTGAGCGCCCCGGTCCAGGCCGGATCGTAGGCCGGCGGCGCGTCCACGGCGCAGTTTTGCCAGAAGGCGGCGATGGCTGCCGCCGGATCGGCCTTCATGCCGGCGGCCATGGCCCGCACGGCGCGGGCCGGATAGCAATCAGCGAAGCGCAAAAATGGCGCGAGAAGCACAACCCGTCCATAGCGCGGGAAAAGGGCCGCGGCGTGCTTGAGGATGATGTGCGCGCCCGTGGACCAGCCGGCCAGGACGTCGCCGCCGTCCATGAGCCGCCCGACCACAAAGGCCTCGTCGCCGTCCAGAAACGGCGCGACAAAACGCGTGCGGCCCGAAAGGCCCGGAAACAGCGCCTCGGGACCGGCAAAGCCGGAGCAGAAAACCGTTTGCGTCATGGGAAAAAGGAAACCCGAAGCCTGGAAAACCCGAGGCGGATGTGTTTGAGGTCGTCGTCGGTGAGGTCGGCTCGCAGCGACAATCGCAGCCGGGCTGTGCCCTGGGGCACGGTGGGCGGCCGTACGGCGGCCACGAGCAGGCCCTCGGCCCGAAGCAGGGCCTGGGCATGGAGCGCGACACGGTTTCTGCCGCAAAAAACCGGGATGATCTGGGTAGTCGAACCCATGGTGTCAAACCCAAGGCTGTCCAGATGGTCGCGAATCTGCCGGGAGATGCGCATGAGCCGCGCCCCAAGCCCGGGATTGGCCTTGACGTGGCGCAGGGCGGCCAGCCCTGCCGCCAGCACGGCCGGGGGCAGGGCCGTGGAAAAGATAAACGAGCGGCCCTTGTTGCGCAAAAGCTCAATGGTCTCCACCCGGGCGGCCACGTAGCCACCAAGGGACCCCAACGCCTTGCTCATGGTGCCTACCTGGACGTCCACGTCGTTGGACAGCCCAAGCGCCGCCACCAGCCCGCGCCCCCGGCCGAGCACGCCCATGGCGTGGGCTTCGTCCACCACGACAAGCGCCCCGTGGGCTTTGCCAAGCTCGACCAATCGCGCTAAGGGGGCCACGTCGCCGTCCATGCTGAAAACCGTGTCCGTGACGATGATCTTTTTTTCGGCCAAAGCTTCGCGGTCAAGCAGCCGGGAGAGATGCTCCATGTCGAGGTGCTTGTAGCGCACGAGCCGCGCCCCGGAGAGCAGGATGCCGTCGATGATGCTGGCGTGGTTTAAGCGATCGGAGAAAACGACCGTATGGCGGTCGGCCAGGGACGTGAACACGGCCAAGTTGGCGGCGTAGCCGCTGCCGGTCACCAGGGCCGCTTCCTGGTATTTGAAGGTGGCCAATTCCGCTTCCAGGGTTTCGGCCAGGGCGAAGTTGCCGGTAATGAGCCGCGAGGCTCCGGACGAACAGCCGTGGCGCGTGGCGGCCTTGTTGGACGCTTCGATGAGGTCCGGGTGGTGGGACAGGCCTAGGTAGTTATTGGAGGCGAGGTTAAGTAGCTTCGCGCCGGAGTAGACAACCTCCCGGGCCGCGCCGTCGTCCACGGGCGGAATGGTCCGGTAGCTGTCCGAATTGCGGAGTTTCGCCGCTTCGGGCACAATGTATTTGCCGAAAAAGGATGTGCTCATGTCTCACGTTTCCGGGAAGGCGGCCATGCGGATCTGGCACCCATGCACCCAGATGAAGGACCACGAGAAGCATCCTCCCGTCTTTATCGACCGGGGTCAAGGGATTTACCTCTATGACCGCCAGGGAAAGTCCTATATCGACGCCATTTCCTCGTGGTGGGTCAACCTCTTTGGGCATGCCAACCCGCGCATAGCCAAGGCCGTCACCGAGCAGCTCACGCGCCTGGAGCACGTGATTTTCGCCGGCTGCACCCACGCCCCGGCCGAGGAACTGGCCGAGCGGCTGCTGGCCGTGGTCCCCGAAGGCCTCACGCGCGTCTTTTTCGCCGACAACGGCTCCTGCGCCGTGGAAGCGGCGCTCAAGATGAGCCACGCCTACTGGCGCAACCTCGGGCGTCCCGAGAAGTGCAAATTCATCTATCTGTCCAACGGCTATCACGGCGAAACGGCCGGAGCCTTGGGCGTGTGCGGCGACCGGCTCTATGCCGCGCCGTTTACGCCCCTTGTCGTGCCGCAGATCGAAGTGGTCGGCCCGGAATGTCACGCCTGTCCGTTGGGACTTGCCCGCGAAAGCTGCGCCGCCGAGTGTTTCGGCGGCATGGAAGCGGCCATCAAGGCCCACGCGGACGAGTTGTCCGGCGTCATCATCGAACCGCTGGTGCAGTGCGCCGGGAGCTTCCGGATGCATCCGCCGGCCTATCTGGCCAAGTTGCGCCAGGCGACCACCGCCGCCGGCTGCCACCTCATTGCCGACGAGATCGCCGTGGGATTTGGGCGCACGGGAACCATGTTCGCCTGCCAGCAGGCGGCCATCACTCCCGATTTTATGTGCCTGTCCAAGGGCATCACCAGCGGCACGTTGCCGCTTTCGGTGGTGCTGACCGGCGACGCCGTGTTCGACGCCTTCTACCACGACTACCACGACGACAAGGCCTTTTTGCACAGCCACAGCTACACCGGCAATCCGCTGGCCTGCGCCGCTGCCTGCGAGACCCTGCGCATTTTCGAGGAAGACGACGTCATCATTGCCAACCGGCCCAAGATCACCCATCTGCAAGCCGCCGTGCGCCAGCGTTTCGCCGGGCACAAGCACGTGTCCGACATCCGCTCCACGGGCTGGATCACGGCCGTGTCCCTGGCCGCCGATCCGGCCGCCGGCCGGCCCTTTGACGAACGCGACCGCACGGGATTTCGCATCTACCGCGAAGCCATCAAGCGCGGCGCGTGGTTGCGAAACCTCGGCGACATGATCTATTTTATGCCGCCCTACGTGATCACGCTGGAAGAAATCGACAGGCTGACCGACATCGCCCTGGATGCGGTCGAGGCGGTGCTTGGATGAAGCGCTATTATATTACCGGAACCGGAACCGGCATCGGCAAGACGGTGTTCTCGGCCCTTTTCGCCAAGGAACTTATGAGCCAGGGCCTGCGGGTACGCTACGTCAAGCCCGTGGCCACGGGCTATCCCGAGGACGACGACGCGGCCTGGGTGGCCGGGCAGGCCGGGCTAGGGGCGGGCGAGGCGCTCACGCTCTACACGGCGGCCGAGCCGGCCTCACCGTGTTTCGTGTTCGATCCCTTTCCCTTTGCGCAGTGCGTGGCGCGCATCGAGGCGGCGGCCGAGGGCTGCGACGCGCTTTTGGTGGAAAGCGCCGGCGGCCTGGCCGTGCCCCTGGGGCAGCGGCGCTATAATTACCATTTCGCCCTGGAACTCGGGCTGGAGACGATTCTGGTCGTCCCCAACCGCCTGGGGTGCCTGTCCGACGCCATCGTCTACGGCCATTTCGCCAAACGGCACAAGCTGGCGTTGACGGCCATCGCCGTAAACGACCATTTCGCGGCCAGCCCCCGCGAGGGGGACCGCAATGCGGCGGTTATTGCCGGAGAGTATCCCAGCCAGACGATCTATCGTTACGACACGGCGTTGTCGATGCTGGCGTAACGGCGCGACGCCCGGGAAGCTCGCCGCTTTCCGGGCGTCGCACCGACCTGCCTTCCGCCCCCTCGATCCTGGCGAGCGGCATCACTCTTCCTCTTCAGGCCCGCCCCCGTCCACCAGTTCCCAGCGGATGGCGCTGACCGCGCTTTCCAGGCTCAGACGCGAGACGGCCTGCTCCAGCACCCGGTCGCAGTCGCTTTCGCAGGAAACCTGGGCTCGGACCTCCACCTTGCGCGGGTCGTCCTGATCCTCGCTGTGCAGTGAGCGCAGCTTCACGGCCGAGCTGTTGAGGATTTGCAGCAACAGCGTGCGGATGTGCTGCTCGCTCTCGCAGGTGCATACCACCACAATATAGTAGCGCACGGCCTCGGTCCGGCGCGTCGGACAGCGGTTGACCACGTTGGCCAGGGGGCGCAGCAGGATGTTGGCCAGCAAAATGGCCGCCGCGCCCAGGCCGGCGAAAAGGTACGCGCCTGAGCCGGACAAGACCCCGACAGCCGCCGCGCACCACAAGGTGGCGGCGGTGTTGAGGCCCCGGATGGTCAGGCCTTCGCGCATGATGACGCCGGCCCCCAGAAAGCCGATGCCGGAGACCACCTGGGCGGCCATGCGGGTGGGGCTGGCGTCCTGGTCCGCCAGGGCGGTGAGCGCCACGAAAAGGGCCGCGCCGACCGCCACCAGGGCGTTGGTGCGAAGCCCGGCCATGCGCTGTCGCCACTGGCGTTCCAGGCCGATGGCCGCGCCCAGAACCAGGGCCGCGCCAATGCGCAGCAGGAATTCGAAATCCGTCATGTTGCACTCCTCCAAATAGAAAACGCCCGGGGAAACGGCTGGTTCCCCGGGCGTCGCAAGGACGGGAAATCTCCCGTTCACGTCATCCCTGGGCCAGCATCTCCATGGCCTCGTCCACGCTCTTGCCGTCATGCACGATGGCCGTGACGGCTTTCAGCAACTCGGCCGGGTCCGGGGCCTGGAAAATGTTGCGGCCAACCGACAGGCCCGCACCGCCGGCGGCCAGGCTGTCGGCGATCATGGTCAAAAAGCCGCGTGTGGAGTCGGTCTTGGGGCCGCCGGCGATGACCACCGGCACGCAGCAGCCGCCCACCACCTTGGCGAAGCTGTCCGGGTCGCCGGTGTAGGGCACCTTGACGATGTCCGCGCCAAGTTCGTTGCCGACCCGGGCGCAGTGGGCCACCACGTCGGCGTCGAACTCGTTGGAAATCTTGGGGCCGCGGGCGTACATCATGGCCAGCACCGGGATGCCCCAGGACACGGCCGCCTCGGTGACGCGGCCCATGTCGTCGAGCATCCTGGATTCGGCGGCGTCGCCGAGATTGACGTGGACCGACACGGCGTCGGCGCCCAGGCGCATGGCTTCCTCCACGGTGCACACCAGGGTCTTGGCGTTGGGAAAGGGAGACAGGCTGGTGCTGGCCGAAAGGTGGATGATAAGGCCCACGTCGCGGCCGCGCGCCCGGTGGCCGCAGCGCACAACACCCTTGTGCATGAGCACGGCGTTGGCCCCGCCGGCCACGATGTTGGTGACGGCGTCGCGCATGTCGGCGATGCCCTCAATGGGACCGACGGAGACGCCGTGATCCAGCGGCACGATGATGGTGCGGCCGGTGTCGCGGTTGACGATGCGTTCCAGACGAATGGATTTGCCGATGGTCATGGTCGATCTCCTTGGCGGTTTTTCGCCTGGGACCCGGCCCCGGTCGGCTCATGAAAAAAGGGCCGCCGGGCAATCTGCCCGCGGCCCTTGTCGGCGGTGTTTTCGGGAGCGGCCTTTAGTCGGCCGCGCCACCCGCCAAGCCGCGAGCGCGAAGGCCGTAATAATAATACGGTCCGAAGGAAACGGTGCGCAGGGCGGTCTGACGAGCGTTCATGGCGGTATAAGTGCCCCAATCCGGCCGGCCCGTCAAGAGCCGGAGTAACCGGACGGCGGCAGGATTTCTGGCGGGGCCGGGGCGACCAAGCCCTCGTTCAAGATCCGTTGGGCATCTTCCTGGGGGTCGGCTCCGGGCGTCATGATGTTGTTGCCGGAGATGCCCGGGGCGACCTGCCAGCCCTTTTGCCAGTGGCCGGACTGGCTCGGGTAGTAGCGGGCGGCGTCGCAGCGGCCCTGGCAGGCCGGGCAGGATTGGTTGCACCACTGGGACGGCGAGAAGTCGGCGGCCTGGCCGGTGTCGATGACGCAGACCTCGCGGCCGGCGGCATCCACGCAGGTAAACAGTCCGTAGGCCTGGGCCTGTCCGGTCAGACAGCAGACAAAGGCGGCAATGGCCAGCAAACGCGTACACAAAAGCATGGCTCCCTCCTCCTTGGCCTTTCGGCGCAGCCCCGGCTGCCCCAAAGAACCCTATGTCGCCGCGTCACCACTCCCCTTACCCTTAACTGGGGGGTCCGGGGGCCTCAGGCCCCCGGCCGCCGGAGGCATCTTCCTCTTTTTCTTGCTTTTCTTGTTACGTCAACCGTTCGATGTCCGCGCCGACGTTTTGCAGTTTCACTTCCATGGCTTCGTAGCCCCGGTCGAGGTGGTAGACGCGCTGGATGAGCGTCTCGCCCTTGGCGGCCAGGCCGGCCAGCACCAGCGAGGCGCTGGCCCGCAGATCGGAAGCCATGACCGGCGCGCCGGTGAGCGTGCCGACGCCCCGGATAAAGGCGGTCTGGGACGAGATGCGGATCTGCGCGCCCAGGCGCACCAGTTCCTGGACGTGCATGAAGCGGTTTTCGAAAATGGTTTCGCGGATGGAGCTTGAGCCCACGGCCACGCACATAAGGGCCATGATTTGCGCCTGCACGTCGGTGGGGAAGCCCGGGTAGACCTGGGTGGCCACGTCGACGCCCACGAGCTGACCCTGGCGGCGCACGGCCACGCCGGCGTTGGTGGCTTCGATGACCACGCCCATTTCGCGCAGTTTGGAGACCACCGCGTCGAGTTCCATGAACGGGCAGCATTCCAGGTGCAGCTCGCCGCCGGTGATGGCGGCGGCGATCATGTAGGTGGCGGCCTCGATGCGGTCGGGCATGACGGAATAGCGGCCACCGCCGAGGCTTGGGACACCTTCAATGGTGATGACCGAGGTGCCGTGGCCGGTAATTTTCGCGCCCATGGCGTTGAGGAAGTCGGCCAGATCGGCCACTTCGGGTTCGCGGGCGGCGTTTTCGAGGATGGTGGTGCCTTCGGCCAGGCTGGCGGCCATGAGCAGGTTTTCCGTGCCGCCGACGGTGGGGAAGTCGAAGACGATGTGCGCGCCGGTGAGCCGGTCGCAGCGGCCTTCGATGTAGCCGGCCTCCAGGGTGAAGGTAGCGCCCATTTTTTCCAGCGCCGTGAGGTGCAGGTTGACGGGCCGCGCGCCGATGGCGCAGCCGCCGGGCAGGGCCACCCGGGCGCGGCCGGTGCGGGCGAGCAGGGGGCCAAGGACCAGCACCGAGGCGCGCATGGTGCGCACGAGGTCGTAGGGGGCCTCGGGATTGAGGTTCGCGGCCGGCTCCATGGTCACGGTGTTGCCTTCAAAGGTCGAAGGGCAGCCGAGGATTTCGTTGAGCTTGAGTGTGGTATGGATGTCGCGCAGGCGCGGGACGTTATCGACGACGGTTTTTTCGGTCAGAAGCGGCGCGGCCAGCAGAATGGGCAGGGCGGCGTTTTTCGAGCCGCTGACCCGGATGGGGCCGTTAAGGGGCTTGCCGCCCCGAATGAGCAGTTTATCCATGAACGAGGTCCTTGGGGGGTTGGTGGGATGCGGCGAGAAACGACGGGCCGCCCGAGAGAAGACGATAGCGCGGCGGGTCCTTTTGGGCAAGAGAAGGAAAAAACTGTTGACACCGGGCCGGGGGTTGGGTAGATAACTTCTCCTTCGTCCATGGTGGCTGTAGCTCAGTTGGTAGAGTCCCAGGTTGTGGCCCTGGTTGTCGTGGGTTCGAGCCCCATCAGTCACCCCAGCAATTTTCCTTGAAAAGGCCCGGTTAACTACCGGGCCTTTTTGTTTTTTCGGGCCAGCGCAGCGGCGAGACAAACAAAAGCCCCGGACGGGCCGGGGCTTTTGTTGTCGGGAGCGGGAATAAGGGCCGCTAGCGCAGCACCTTCTTGACCACGGCCAGGAGCTGGTCCGGGGTGAAGGGTTTGACGATCCAGCCCGTGGCCCCGGCGGACTTGCCTTCGGCCTTTTTGCCGGCCTGGGATTCCGTGGTCAGCATGACCACCGGAATGAATTTGTAGGCGGCCTGGGCCCGGATGCCCTTGATCAGGCCAATGCCGTCAAGATTGGGCATGTTGAGATCGGTGATCACCATGTCGATCGTGCCGGACATCTTGGAAAGCGCGTCCTTGCCGTCCGAGGCTTCGATGACGTCGTAGCCTTCCTTTTTGAGCGTCATGGCGACCATCTGTCTGACGCTGGCCGAATCGTCCACGGTCATGATGCGTTTGGCCATCTTAATCCTCGTCGGAGAAGAAGTTTGCGAGTTTGGGCGTGCGGGCAAAACCCGAAACGCGCGCGGCGGCCAGGGCAGCCGGGGAAATCGTCCCGT is from Solidesulfovibrio magneticus RS-1 and encodes:
- the cutA gene encoding divalent-cation tolerance protein CutA, which encodes MTAVFAYVTAPSVEEADRIGAALVEERLAACANIFPAMRSVYRWKGAIEKADEAVLVAKTRQSLAPALIARVKELHPYEVPCVVTLPITDGLPDFLRWIEDETTPQTDNPA
- a CDS encoding sigma-54-dependent transcriptional regulator, which codes for MAKILVIDDDTHIREVCKLVIEGMGHEVTAMPNLAKGLDALDREFYDVLYLDVDLPDGNGLIAIPKITERERAPEVIIFTGASYPNGAELAIKNGAWDYIEKPATAESMTLPLIRALQYRKEKFAHRPPTVALKREGIIGGSPRVASCLDLVAQAANSDANTLITGETGTGKELFARAIHDNSERADGPFVVVDCSSLTETLIESVLFGHAKGAFTGAEKKQEGLIKQADKGTLFLDEVGELPFSQQKAFLRVLQEHRFRPVGAKEEETSDFRLVAATNKDLEALVAAGEFRNDLLFRLRTMHINIPALRLRGEDIRGLAIHYMNAFCTKYKVPLKGFSPEFLDSLEEYDWPGNVRELVNLMENIIVRAQYEPTLYPKHLPPEIRIRIMSGRVKDTPATVQDVEMLPVAEAGGAAQELVLTPFDEYKKDVEHRYFKLLMQTAGGDIHRACELSELGKQSLYRYLRIHGIPTRT
- a CDS encoding methyltransferase domain-containing protein codes for the protein MSSRDIRRRFDRAGAGYESVAVVQARVAEELAGRCPEHLTGRVLEIGAGSGLLTRRLAPRLLAAGQSDSLYVALDLSPGMLAHATMPPGVVRLAANGEAAPLRPGSFDFLASASAMHWYADPARSLAANLRLLRPGGRFALAFYLEGTLSELDEASRATGFGSVYPMRPEHWWRETLAAMPGIVWEMTTARHTVVHADVREMLRSLQGAGVTHTPSKRVGSPGKYREFIRYYENKFTHGKIDSTYIVMYILGKKGKL
- a CDS encoding alpha/beta fold hydrolase, which gives rise to MTQTVFCSGFAGPEALFPGLSGRTRFVAPFLDGDEAFVVGRLMDGGDVLAGWSTGAHIILKHAAALFPRYGRVVLLAPFLRFADCYPARAVRAMAAGMKADPAAAIAAFWQNCAVDAPPAYDPAWTGALTAGLDYLLASEAAAPDVAAGHVTVVSGAADRIVRASAVEKVLAALPGAAHSVHPGGHWPRPELLQGLLWS
- the bioF gene encoding 8-amino-7-oxononanoate synthase → MSTSFFGKYIVPEAAKLRNSDSYRTIPPVDDGAAREVVYSGAKLLNLASNNYLGLSHHPDLIEASNKAATRHGCSSGASRLITGNFALAETLEAELATFKYQEAALVTGSGYAANLAVFTSLADRHTVVFSDRLNHASIIDGILLSGARLVRYKHLDMEHLSRLLDREALAEKKIIVTDTVFSMDGDVAPLARLVELGKAHGALVVVDEAHAMGVLGRGRGLVAALGLSNDVDVQVGTMSKALGSLGGYVAARVETIELLRNKGRSFIFSTALPPAVLAAGLAALRHVKANPGLGARLMRISRQIRDHLDSLGFDTMGSTTQIIPVFCGRNRVALHAQALLRAEGLLVAAVRPPTVPQGTARLRLSLRADLTDDDLKHIRLGFSRLRVSFFP
- the bioA gene encoding adenosylmethionine--8-amino-7-oxononanoate transaminase — its product is MRIWHPCTQMKDHEKHPPVFIDRGQGIYLYDRQGKSYIDAISSWWVNLFGHANPRIAKAVTEQLTRLEHVIFAGCTHAPAEELAERLLAVVPEGLTRVFFADNGSCAVEAALKMSHAYWRNLGRPEKCKFIYLSNGYHGETAGALGVCGDRLYAAPFTPLVVPQIEVVGPECHACPLGLARESCAAECFGGMEAAIKAHADELSGVIIEPLVQCAGSFRMHPPAYLAKLRQATTAAGCHLIADEIAVGFGRTGTMFACQQAAITPDFMCLSKGITSGTLPLSVVLTGDAVFDAFYHDYHDDKAFLHSHSYTGNPLACAAACETLRIFEEDDVIIANRPKITHLQAAVRQRFAGHKHVSDIRSTGWITAVSLAADPAAGRPFDERDRTGFRIYREAIKRGAWLRNLGDMIYFMPPYVITLEEIDRLTDIALDAVEAVLG
- the bioD gene encoding dethiobiotin synthase, with amino-acid sequence MKRYYITGTGTGIGKTVFSALFAKELMSQGLRVRYVKPVATGYPEDDDAAWVAGQAGLGAGEALTLYTAAEPASPCFVFDPFPFAQCVARIEAAAEGCDALLVESAGGLAVPLGQRRYNYHFALELGLETILVVPNRLGCLSDAIVYGHFAKRHKLALTAIAVNDHFAASPREGDRNAAVIAGEYPSQTIYRYDTALSMLA
- a CDS encoding MgtC/SapB family protein, which codes for MTDFEFLLRIGAALVLGAAIGLERQWRQRMAGLRTNALVAVGAALFVALTALADQDASPTRMAAQVVSGIGFLGAGVIMREGLTIRGLNTAATLWCAAAVGVLSGSGAYLFAGLGAAAILLANILLRPLANVVNRCPTRRTEAVRYYIVVVCTCESEQHIRTLLLQILNSSAVKLRSLHSEDQDDPRKVEVRAQVSCESDCDRVLEQAVSRLSLESAVSAIRWELVDGGGPEEEE
- a CDS encoding 2-amino-3,7-dideoxy-D-threo-hept-6-ulosonate synthase, coding for MTIGKSIRLERIVNRDTGRTIIVPLDHGVSVGPIEGIADMRDAVTNIVAGGANAVLMHKGVVRCGHRARGRDVGLIIHLSASTSLSPFPNAKTLVCTVEEAMRLGADAVSVHVNLGDAAESRMLDDMGRVTEAAVSWGIPVLAMMYARGPKISNEFDADVVAHCARVGNELGADIVKVPYTGDPDSFAKVVGGCCVPVVIAGGPKTDSTRGFLTMIADSLAAGGAGLSVGRNIFQAPDPAELLKAVTAIVHDGKSVDEAMEMLAQG